Proteins found in one Sorghum bicolor cultivar BTx623 chromosome 1, Sorghum_bicolor_NCBIv3, whole genome shotgun sequence genomic segment:
- the LOC8057380 gene encoding multiple inositol polyphosphate phosphatase 1 — translation MGMAAPRAPLPLPQLLLLVVAALLAAAPLLHRAAGAEDFDVRRHLSTVTRYDVARESRGVISMPSIPDGCRVVHLNLVARHGTRAPTKKRIKELDRLAVRLEALMKEANHGLDSDSLKKIPSWIKGWESRWKGRTKGGELISEGEEELYNLATRVRERFQDLLDDEYHPDVYSIRATQVPRASASAVAFGLGLLSGKGKLGQGKNRAFSVLSESRASDICLRFFDSCETYKAYRKRKEPDVEKQKEPILEHVTAALANRYHLKFTTQDVSSLWFLCKQEASLLNITNQACGLFNEAEVRFLEWTDDLEGFVLKGYGESINYRMGLPLLKDVVQSMEEAIIAREENHPDGTYEKARLRFAHAETVVPFSCLLGLFLEGPDFEKIQREEALDLPPLPPQGRNWKGSVVAPFAGNNMLALYQCPSKISDGSATSGGQSNSYFIQVLHNEAPISMPGCGNKDFCPFEEFKEKIVKPHLKHDYNMICKIKSPAASEEPASFPSRVSSFFVGLFSQRGYHAVGAEGVKTEL, via the exons ATGGGCATGGCTGCTCCGCGCGCACCGCTACCTCTTCCCCAGTTGCTGCTCCTCGTCGTCGCCGCGCTCCTCGCCGCCGCTCCCCTCCTTCATAGGGCGGCCGGGGCGGAGGACTTCGACGTCCGGCGCCACCTCTCCACCGTCACCAG GTATGATGTGGCCAGAGAGTCCAGGGGTGTCATCTCCATGCCGTCAATCCCAGACGGGTGCCGTGTCGTTCACCTCAATCTAGTG GCAAGACATGGGACTCGTGCTCCTACCAAGAAGCGAATCAAGGAGCTGGATAGATTGGCAGTTCGACTGGAAGCCCTTATGAAAGAGGCAAACCATGGCCTTGATAGTGATTCTCTGAAGAAAATTCCATCCTGGATTAAAGGCTGGGAATCACGTTGGAAGGGTAGGACTAAAGGTGGTGAGCTGATTAGTGAAGGGGAAGAGGAGCTGTACAATTTAGCTACAAGAGTGAGGGAGAGGTTTCAAGATCTACTTGACGACGAATATCACCCTGATGTATATTCAATAAGAGCAACTCAG GTTCCTCGAGCATCAGCTAGTGCCGTGGCATTTGGTTTGGGACTACTTTCTGGGAAAGGAAAGCTTGGACAAGGGAAGAACCGTGCCTTTTCTGTTCTGAGTGAGAGTCGTGCAAGTGATATTTGTCTGAGATTCTTTGACAGCTGTGAGACATACAAG GCATATAGGAAAAGGAAGGAGCCTGATGTAGAGAAGCAAAAGGAACCAATTCTAGAGCATGTCACAGCTGCTCTTGCCAATCGTTATCACCTAAAATTTACAACTCAGGATGTTTCTTCCCTCTGGTTTCTTTGTAAGCAG GAAGCATCTTTGTTGAATATAACCAATCAAGCTTGTGGGCTTTTCAATGAAGCCGAG GTTCGTTTTCTAGAGTGGACAGATGATTTGGAGGGTTTTGTCCTAAAAGGCTATGGTGAGTCAATTAACTACAGGATGGGACTGCCATTGCTCAAGGATGTTGTCCAGTCAATGGAAGAAGCAATAATAGCTAGAGAAG AAAACCACCCTGATGGTACGTATGAAAAGGCAAGGCTTCGATTTGCACATGCAGAAACTGTTGTTCCTTTTAGCTGTCTTCTCGGTCTTTTTCTTGAAGGTCCAG ACTTTGAGAAGATACAGAGGGAGGAAGCGTTGGACCTACCCCCTTTGCCGCCACAGGGAAGAAACTGGAAGGGCAGTGTTGTTGCGCCTTTTGCTGGTAACAACATGCTGGCTTTATACCAATGCCCAAGCAAAATTTCGGATGGCAGCGCAACCTCTGGAGGCCAAAGTAACTCATACTTCATTCAAGTTCTACACAACGAAGCCCCAATTTCAATGCCT GGGTGCGGCAACAAAGATTTCTGTCCATTCGAGGAGTTCAAG GAGAAGATTGTGAAACCGCACCTGAAGCACGACTACAACATGATATGCAAGATCAAATCCCCGGCGGCAAGCGAGGAGCCCGCCTCGTTCCCCTCCAGAGTGTCCAGTTTCTTCGTAGGACTCTTCTCGCAGAGAGGGTACCACGCCGTGGGCGCTGAAGGCGTCAAGACCGAGCTGTAG
- the LOC8057381 gene encoding protein FLX-like 1: MAARRGPHVIKLHDPNPPLLGRAPGPAAAAVSAPSRDEGILAQHPRAAPSSASAAHPAFALIEERLVARDQDIQELLVDNQRFAATHVALQQQLIAAQHELRAVSVAATRARAEREGEVRALADQAAHIEAEARAVAAARAEVDQVHADVQVLAAARTDLVNRLQGLREKLAHKKAEASKTDSVRAQIETMRREIQKGRAAVDFEKKAHSDNLEQSKAMEKNMISVASEIERLRGELANAEKGATAVNPVAAVGNSGYAAAYGNSEPTYTGMYGNPDATYTAQAYPDAYSTNQAHMHTGANSHYMSQPVSYGQYEGQHTNVQR, translated from the exons ATGGCCGCACGGCGCGGGCCCCACGTCATCAAGCTTCACGATCCCAATCCGCCCCTCCTCGGCCGGGCGCCAGGTCCCGCGGCGGCCGCCGTCTCCGCGCCCTCGCGAGACGAGGGCATCCTCGCGCAGCACCCGCGCGCCGCCCCTTCGAGCGCCTCCGCCGCGCACCCCGCCTTTGCACTCATCGAGGAGCGCCTCGTCGCCCGGGACCAGGACATCCAGGAGCTCCTCGTCGACAACCAGCGGTTCGCCGCCACCCACGTCGCTCTCCAGCAGCAGCTCATCGCGGCGCAGCACGAGCTCCGGGCTGTCTCCGTCGCCGCCACCAGGGCGCGCGCCGAGCGGGAGGGAGAGGTGCGCGCCCTCGCCGACCAGGCGGCGCACATCGAGGCCGAGGCGCgggccgtcgccgccgcgcgcgcggagGTCGACCAAGTCCACGCCGACGTCCAGGTGCTCGCCGCGGCGCGCACCGACCTCGTCAACCGTCTTCAGGGCCTACGGGAGAAGCTCGCGCACAAGAAGGCTGAGGCGAGTAAGACTGATTCCGTCCGTGCGCAGATTGAAACCATGCGCCGGGAGATCCAGAAGGGCAG AGCTGCGGTTGATTTCGAAAAGAAGGCACACTCTGATAACCTCGAACAAAGTAAAGCAATGGAGAAAAATATGATTTCTGTGGCTAGTGAGATTGAGAGGCTTCGAGGAGAGCTTGCAAATGCTGAAAAAGGGGCCACCGCTGTCAACCCAGTAGCAGCTGTTGGTAACTCTG GGTATGCTGCGGCTTATGGCAATTCCGAGCCAACATATACTGGAATGTATGGCAATCCTGATGCAACATATACTGCACAGGCTTATCCTGATGCTTATAGCACTAATCAG GCTCATATGCACACCGGCGCCAATTCTCATTACATGAGTCAACCTGTTTCCTATGGACAATACGAGGGCCAGCACACCAATGTTCAAAGATGA